From a region of the Ovis aries strain OAR_USU_Benz2616 breed Rambouillet chromosome 2, ARS-UI_Ramb_v3.0, whole genome shotgun sequence genome:
- the PTGR1 gene encoding prostaglandin reductase 1 isoform X1 yields MVHAKSWTLKKHFVGYPTNSDFELKTVELPPLKDGEVLLEALYFTVDPYMRIMAKSLKEGDMMMGEQVARVVESKNAAFPPGTIVVAPSGWTTHSISNGEKLEKVLAEWPDTLPLSLALGTVGMPGLTAYFGLFDICGVKGGETVLVSAAAGAVGSVVGQIAKLKGCKVVGTAGSDEKVAWLKKHGFDVAFNYKTVKSLEEALKVAAPEGYDCYFDNVGGEFSNAVITQMKKFGRIAICGAISVYNRTGPLPPGPSPEIIIFKELHLQGFVVYRWQGEVRQKALRDLLKWVSEVRGPGAIVTSDALPCGGFRFHFHCEYGFIALSPFYNETPGSLVCTHCLQFLSIKKKFFFLCGLF; encoded by the exons AGGTCCTGCTGGAAGCTTTGTACTTCACTGTGGATCCTTACATGAG aattATGGCAAAAAGCTTGAAGGAGGGTGACATGATGATGGGAGAACAAGTGGCCAG AGTTGTGGAAAGTAAAAATGCAGCTTTCCCACCAGGAACTATTGTGGTGGCTCCTTCTGGCTGGACAACGCATTCCATTTCtaatggggaaaaactggaaaaggtGCTTGCAGAGTGGCCAGACACATTACCACTGTCTCTGGCTCTGGGGACAGTTGGCATGCCCGG CCTAACAGCCTACTTTGGCCTGTTTGACATCTGTGGAGTGAAGGGTGGAGAAACAGTGCTGGTTAGTGCGGCAGCCGGGGCAGTGGGCTCTGTTGTGGGGCAGATCGCTAAGCTCAAG GGCTGCAAAGTTGTTGGAACAGCAGGGTCTGATGAAAAAGTTGCTTGGCTTAAAAAGCATGGATTTGATGTTGCCTTTAACTACAAAACAGTAAAGTCTTTGGAAGAAGCTCTGAAAGTAGCTGCTCCCGAGGGTTATGATTGTTATTTTGATAAT GTGGGTGGAGAGTTTTCCAATGCTGTTATCACCCAGATGAAGAAATTTGGAAGAATTGCTATATGTGGGGCCATCTCTGTATACAACAGAACCGGCCCACTTCCCCCAG GCCCATCGCCGGAAATTATCATCTTTAAGGAACTCCACTTGCAAGGCTTCGTCGTCTACCGCTGGCAAGGAGAAGTCCGCCAGAAGGCTCTGAGAGACTTGCTGAAGTGGGTCTCAGAGGTGAGGGGCCCCGGAGCCATTGTGACATCAGATGCCCTTCCCTGTGGGGGTTTCAGGTTTCACTTCCACTGTGAATATGGGTTCATTGCACTCTCCCCCTTTTATAACGAAACACCTGGAAGTCTTGTTTGCACTCACTGTCTGCAGTTcctctccattaaaaaaaaatttttttttttatgtgggctgttttaa